In one window of Rhinoderma darwinii isolate aRhiDar2 chromosome 7, aRhiDar2.hap1, whole genome shotgun sequence DNA:
- the MMACHC gene encoding cyanocobalamin reductase / alkylcobalamin dealkylase gives MGSHVEIQEKLQGALQPQGFEVHPFQVGWYNGVLEPVFHLSYPPDTLAFVVLSSPSMFEKSFQPFLAQHKLQSLRDPIDQCVAHHMALTKERFSSHRIDVIYDYELHPNRRPKVLMQTAAHVSGAAHYYQRKDVEQDPWGGRKMFGVCVHPRFGGWFAIRAVLVFSDVHAPGLEQTLPLDCVPCREDRISLLENFNFNWKDGKYRDVLPAEEKYSPEQTLYFATPPAERLKLLELWGQIQPILPC, from the exons ATGGGCTCACACGTGGAGATCCAGGAGAAGCTGCAGGGGGCGCTACAGCCGCAGGGGTTCGAGGTGCACCCCTTCCAG GTCGGTTGGTACAATGGCGTCCTGGAGCCCGTCTTCCATCTCTCTTACCCTCCTGACACGCTGGCGTTCGTCGTGCTGAGTTCTCCTTCCATGTTTGAGAAGTCGTTTCAGCCTTTCCTCGCTCAGCACAAGCTGCAGAGTCTCCGGGACCCCATCGACCAGTGCGTGGCCCACCACATGGCGCTGACCAAGGAG AGATTTTCCTCGCACAGAATTGACGTCATCTACGACTACGAGCTTCATCCCAACCGACGTCCGAAGGTTCTCATGCAGACGGCGGCGCACGTGTCCGGAGCAGCGCACTATTACCAGAGGAAAGACGTGGAGCAGGACCCCTGGGGGGGGAGG AAGATGTTCGGCGTCTGCGTTCATCCTCGGTTCGGGGGTTGGTTCGCCATCCGCGCTGTGCTGGTGTTCTCCGATGTCCATGCTCCGGGGTTGGAGCAGACCCTCCCTCTAGACTGTGTGCCCTGCAGGGAGGACCGGATAAGCCTCCTGGAGAACTTCAACTTTAACTGGAAGGACGGGAAGTACCGGGACGTGCTGCCGGCAGAGGAGAAGTATTCACCGGAGCAGACTCTTTACTTTGCTACTCCACCTGCGGAGAGACTGAAGTTGCTTGAACTCTGGGGTCAGATACAACCCATCCTTCCCTGCTGA